A region of Streptomyces sp. WMMC500 DNA encodes the following proteins:
- a CDS encoding helix-turn-helix domain-containing protein → MPDRIDLTDARALRAYAHPTRMELVGLLRRHGSLTATRAAELTGESVAGCSYHLRMLAKYGLVEQSGGGRGREKPWRATARTTHWEAAYDDPAATEAVGDLTMAQVEAYVRKLGAAIAVRHRLPRAWQAAEHSGDWSLYLTPGELTRLTEDTARLLSRYDDRFADPARRPEGARLVSVLRLAFVDPTDPTDPGEAGDPAAEPPQRPS, encoded by the coding sequence ATGCCGGATCGTATCGACCTCACCGATGCCCGCGCTCTGCGCGCGTACGCCCACCCCACCCGGATGGAGCTGGTCGGCCTGCTCCGCCGCCACGGGTCGCTCACCGCCACCCGGGCCGCGGAGCTGACCGGGGAGTCCGTCGCCGGGTGCTCGTACCACCTGCGGATGCTCGCCAAGTACGGGCTCGTGGAGCAGAGCGGCGGCGGCCGGGGGCGGGAGAAGCCGTGGCGGGCCACGGCGCGGACGACGCACTGGGAGGCCGCGTACGACGACCCCGCCGCGACCGAGGCCGTCGGGGACCTGACGATGGCGCAGGTGGAGGCGTACGTGCGGAAGCTGGGCGCCGCGATCGCCGTCCGCCACCGGCTGCCGCGCGCGTGGCAGGCCGCGGAGCACTCGGGGGACTGGAGCCTGTACCTCACGCCGGGGGAGCTGACCAGGCTGACGGAGGACACGGCCCGGCTGCTGTCCCGCTACGACGACCGCTTCGCGGACCCGGCGCGCCGCCCGGAGGGCGCCCGGCTGGTCAGCGTCCTGCGCCTGGCCTTCGTCGACCCGACAGACCCGACAGACCCGGGAGAAGCAGGCGACCCCGCCGCCGAGCCCCCGCAGCGCCCGTCGTGA